In the Sulfobacillus thermosulfidooxidans DSM 9293 genome, TTCGACAAGTTCTAGCGCGAGTCCCGCATCTTCTCCTGCCAGTTCTTCCTCGACAACATATACGGTTCAAGCCGGCGACACCTTGGGATTAATTGCCCAAAAATTCGGAATTTCATGGCAGACTTTGGCTTCATATAACCACTTGGCGAACCCCAATGTTTTATATATCGGCGAAGTCCTCCAAATCCCCGGTAATGGACAAGCCTCATCGAGCGCCACGGTTCAACTCCCTGCTCAAAATGCGTCAGTCAGTTTTGGCCAGGCTATTGTGAATACCGCGGAACATCTTTTAGGCATTCCATATGTATGGGGCGGAACGACGCCAGCGACGGGATTTGATTGTTCGGGACTGGTCTACTATGTTTTCCGGCAAAACGGGGTGCCCATGCCGCGCACAAGCTGGGCTCAATATTCTTATGTGACGAAAATCGCCAAATCGCAATTGCAACCCGGCGATTTAGTGTTCTTTAGCACGGATGGTCCCGGTGCATCCCATGTTGGCATTTATATTGGAGCCGATCCGGCCTTAGGTTATTCTCAGGCCTTTATCGAATCTCCAGAACCAGGACAAACGGTGCGCGTATCAAACCTCAATAGTCCCTATTATCTGGATCACTATTATGGCGCGGGCACTGTAAACCCGTAATCTGAATACAAATCTCGGACGAA is a window encoding:
- a CDS encoding C40 family peptidase, coding for MNLLRSKKVAASIAVGLLSVPAAMSMLTVSASSPLTLASANTSAAPKFLSARFYTVQPGDTLSGIAYRFHTSVATLVALNHISNPNAIYVGQVLRISNASSSTALGSGTTSASLTFDTARSTYTVQPGDTLGAIAARFHVTVAELVAWNHIANPNLIAVGQVLVIGSASGSTSSSASPASSPASSSSTTYTVQAGDTLGLIAQKFGISWQTLASYNHLANPNVLYIGEVLQIPGNGQASSSATVQLPAQNASVSFGQAIVNTAEHLLGIPYVWGGTTPATGFDCSGLVYYVFRQNGVPMPRTSWAQYSYVTKIAKSQLQPGDLVFFSTDGPGASHVGIYIGADPALGYSQAFIESPEPGQTVRVSNLNSPYYLDHYYGAGTVNP